Proteins encoded in a region of the Alphaproteobacteria bacterium genome:
- a CDS encoding nitrate- and nitrite sensing domain-containing protein, with translation MTSVLYDFCDFIHEAQKERGSVSLYLRSHGQQFSEELESQFAVVDTRLKPLNTLPKQQNAKLEPFLHAAHYLAAKRKYIIARMIEAPEAISFYSREIIAPAIDITQELAVFDADNQPAKVAALMHFLQWKERVGLERALGTQLLTMDWKESPELRERLQYIISEQQAYERMFMMLADSKGREAIEKLKKENDSFKRVEEIHSALKNGTSPQLEALNATEWFNLFTAKMDVLHEVSRMMIKQLSKADEPAQKLAKTNGKAPEASVPALSQGVADASGIESGVRAYMDTIKVLPLFAGLDAANLNDILKYARITNHNKGTLIFMQGEQASRFYIILEGWVKLFKGNVDGQESILQVLSTGDNLLETVIFNDTPLPVNAQAVDNVKLLSIPASMIREKLKNNHALAVNMLSTVSGRSQALISQFEQLTLKTVTQRVGWFLLKLFLESGDRTKNLKLPYDKSLIAGYLGMKPETFSRTLQTLKEQGIDVERSSISLPDVFALCDFCDSDLAVQCSRHNTPECPNPVCMN, from the coding sequence ATGACCAGTGTGTTATACGATTTTTGTGATTTTATCCATGAAGCCCAGAAGGAACGCGGCTCTGTATCTCTGTATCTGCGAAGCCATGGACAACAGTTTTCCGAGGAGCTGGAATCACAATTTGCGGTCGTTGATACGCGCCTGAAGCCCCTGAACACATTGCCGAAGCAGCAAAATGCTAAGCTGGAGCCATTTTTGCATGCTGCCCATTATTTGGCGGCGAAACGCAAATATATCATTGCGCGGATGATTGAAGCGCCGGAAGCGATCTCTTTTTACAGCCGCGAGATTATTGCCCCTGCCATTGATATTACGCAGGAACTGGCGGTGTTTGATGCCGATAATCAACCTGCCAAAGTTGCGGCACTTATGCATTTTTTGCAGTGGAAAGAGCGTGTTGGGCTTGAACGAGCACTTGGAACGCAACTGCTGACAATGGATTGGAAAGAGTCCCCCGAACTCAGAGAGCGGCTGCAATACATCATTTCCGAGCAGCAAGCCTATGAGCGCATGTTCATGATGCTGGCTGATAGCAAAGGCCGCGAAGCTATCGAGAAGTTGAAGAAGGAAAATGACAGCTTTAAGCGTGTGGAAGAGATTCACTCAGCCCTTAAAAACGGCACTTCTCCACAACTAGAAGCCCTGAACGCAACCGAGTGGTTTAATTTGTTTACCGCAAAAATGGATGTACTGCACGAAGTCAGCCGCATGATGATTAAGCAGCTCTCTAAAGCAGATGAGCCTGCCCAGAAGCTCGCAAAGACGAATGGCAAAGCACCCGAAGCATCTGTGCCAGCCCTCAGTCAGGGCGTTGCAGATGCAAGCGGAATTGAGTCAGGTGTGCGTGCTTATATGGATACGATCAAAGTGCTGCCGCTCTTTGCAGGACTCGATGCCGCCAACTTGAATGATATTCTGAAATATGCCCGCATCACTAATCACAATAAAGGTACCCTCATTTTTATGCAGGGTGAACAGGCTTCACGTTTTTACATCATCTTAGAGGGATGGGTGAAGCTGTTTAAGGGCAATGTTGATGGTCAGGAGTCCATTCTGCAGGTGCTGAGTACGGGCGACAATTTGCTGGAAACCGTCATTTTTAATGATACGCCGCTGCCGGTGAATGCACAAGCAGTCGACAATGTAAAGCTGCTCTCAATTCCAGCCTCAATGATTCGAGAGAAACTTAAGAATAATCATGCATTGGCAGTGAATATGCTTTCCACCGTTTCTGGCAGATCTCAGGCGCTGATTAGCCAGTTTGAGCAACTGACGCTTAAAACCGTGACACAGCGTGTAGGCTGGTTCCTACTGAAGCTGTTCTTAGAAAGCGGTGATCGTACAAAAAATCTCAAGCTGCCTTATGATAAATCGCTGATTGCTGGCTATCTCGGCATGAAACCTGAGACGTTCTCACGCACGCTTCAAACACTCAAAGAGCAAGGCATCGATGTGGAGCGAAGCAGCATCAGTCTGCCCGATGTATTCGCACTATGCGATTTCTGTGATAGTGACCTTGCCGTTCAGTGCAGCCGCCACAATACACCCGAATGCCCAAACCCTGTTTGTATGAATTAG
- the moaA gene encoding GTP 3',8-cyclase MoaA: MKVLKDSFGRKFPYLRLSVTEVCNFRCTYCLPNGYQKTDRDFLTLPEITRLATAFAELGTHKIRLTGGEPTVRKDLTQIARVVSNIPGIRTVALTTNGYNLKENARAFRDAGINALNVSVDSLDSERFHAITGQDKLTHVLEGIEAAKAAGFTNIKINSVLLKEVTDHTLPEFLLWIQREALSVRFIELMQTGENLAFFKQHHIGAGVIIQQLLEHGFVPELRKPDSGPAQEFTHPDYAGKIGIIAPYSKDFCKSCNRLRVTSRGKLMLCLFGEGGYDLRPYLQADDQREELIDAIASALHFKHETHYLQQGITGSTPHLATLGG; encoded by the coding sequence ATGAAGGTGTTGAAGGATTCATTTGGGAGGAAATTCCCCTATTTAAGACTGTCCGTGACGGAAGTGTGTAACTTCCGCTGCACCTATTGCTTGCCCAATGGCTACCAGAAAACTGACCGTGACTTCCTCACACTCCCTGAGATCACCCGACTTGCAACGGCTTTTGCTGAGCTTGGCACCCATAAAATCCGCCTGACGGGTGGTGAACCAACGGTGCGGAAGGATTTGACCCAGATTGCGCGCGTCGTCAGCAACATTCCGGGCATTCGCACGGTAGCACTCACCACCAACGGCTATAATCTGAAGGAAAATGCCAGAGCCTTCCGCGATGCGGGCATCAATGCACTCAATGTCAGTGTCGATAGCCTTGATAGCGAGCGGTTTCACGCCATCACCGGTCAGGATAAGCTCACGCATGTACTGGAAGGTATCGAAGCGGCAAAAGCGGCAGGATTCACCAATATCAAGATCAACTCGGTGCTTCTCAAAGAAGTGACTGACCACACGCTGCCGGAATTCCTGTTGTGGATTCAGCGAGAGGCACTCTCGGTGCGCTTTATCGAGTTGATGCAAACGGGCGAGAATCTAGCCTTCTTCAAACAACACCATATCGGTGCTGGTGTGATTATTCAGCAGCTCTTAGAGCATGGGTTCGTGCCAGAGCTTCGCAAGCCCGATAGTGGCCCAGCGCAGGAATTTACCCATCCTGACTATGCGGGGAAAATCGGCATCATTGCGCCGTATTCCAAGGATTTCTGCAAAAGCTGTAACCGCCTGCGCGTTACCTCGCGCGGCAAGCTGATGCTCTGCCTGTTTGGCGAAGGCGGCTACGATCTACGCCCATACTTACAAGCCGATGACCAACGCGAAGAACTCATTGATGCCATTGCTTCGGCGCTGCATTTCAAACATGAAACACATTATTTACAGCAAGGAATCACCGGCTCCACGCCGCACCTTGCGACACTCGGAGGATAG
- a CDS encoding bifunctional molybdenum cofactor biosynthesis protein MoaC/MoaB, whose protein sequence is MASVHAKTGIEMEVLAGVNAALLTIWDLSKMIEANLAMREIKLLAKKGGKSGLWLNPAGVPDWVLELVNPPVAKLLAGRKAAVLTLSDRAAKGEYEDVSGATLKAELEEAGCSICDYQVIPDDKDGIAATVQEMVTRHTPHLLITTGGTGVSPRDYTLEALLPLFDKVIPGVGELLRNHGAQYTPLSWSSRAVGGIIGSTLVITLPGNPAAVSEGLGTLLPKLIPHLIRISNGEK, encoded by the coding sequence GTGGCCTCGGTGCATGCAAAAACCGGCATTGAGATGGAGGTGCTGGCGGGGGTGAACGCCGCGCTGCTCACCATCTGGGATTTGAGCAAGATGATCGAGGCGAATCTTGCCATGCGCGAGATTAAGCTCCTCGCCAAGAAAGGCGGGAAATCTGGCTTGTGGCTGAACCCTGCTGGCGTTCCAGATTGGGTGCTGGAACTGGTGAATCCGCCAGTTGCAAAACTACTAGCAGGCCGTAAAGCCGCCGTGCTTACCTTAAGTGATCGCGCCGCCAAGGGCGAATATGAGGATGTTTCGGGTGCGACGCTCAAAGCCGAATTGGAAGAAGCCGGATGCAGCATTTGCGATTACCAGGTCATTCCTGATGATAAAGACGGTATCGCTGCGACAGTACAGGAAATGGTGACGCGCCACACGCCGCATCTGCTTATCACCACGGGCGGTACGGGTGTTTCGCCCCGCGATTATACACTCGAAGCCTTGTTGCCGCTGTTCGATAAAGTAATCCCTGGCGTAGGAGAATTATTACGTAATCACGGCGCACAGTACACACCACTTTCGTGGAGCAGTCGCGCAGTCGGCGGCATTATCGGCTCTACGCTGGTTATCACGCTACCGGGCAACCCTGCCGCTGTCAGCGAGGGCTTAGGCACCTTGTTGCCGAAACTCATTCCACATCTTATCCGCATTTCAAACGGAGAAAAATAA
- a CDS encoding molybdopterin molybdotransferase MoeA has translation MISYEEALKIITGQAGAPKVQQVPLMQALGKIAAEDVTSPMQVPSFRNSAMDGFAVCAAQLASASEPSPVTLKIQTAIAAGDVASAGHTETAAQIMTGAIVPEPYDAIVPVELVTASGDTVTFTRPAHMGDHVRLPGEDVTKGQSVLRRGETITPETIMLLSSLGIVEVATTHTPKLHILSTGNEITDDYATQLQGTQIYNSNVPYLLAVAKQQGLDAQYEGIVRDDPALFERKIAAIKEPAILISTGAVSKGVWDFIPESLKNMGATIHFHRVNIRPGKPVLFAILPNGSFYFGLPGNPISAAIGFTFFVMPLVRALQGLPDAPPLMATLENNFTKKGNFRQFLKASVWLDETGCLRTNISDGQESFKISPMAANNAWVVLEEEKTVVKAGDRVSVVLYAALKTTSRNEDKTLCQAA, from the coding sequence ATGATTTCATACGAAGAAGCATTAAAGATTATCACTGGCCAAGCAGGCGCGCCAAAGGTGCAGCAAGTTCCGCTCATGCAGGCATTGGGAAAGATTGCAGCTGAGGACGTGACAAGCCCGATGCAGGTGCCGAGCTTCCGTAATAGCGCGATGGATGGATTCGCCGTGTGTGCGGCGCAGCTCGCAAGCGCCAGCGAACCAAGCCCCGTGACCTTAAAAATTCAGACGGCTATTGCTGCAGGAGATGTGGCTTCTGCCGGACACACGGAGACTGCCGCGCAGATCATGACAGGCGCTATCGTGCCAGAACCCTATGACGCTATTGTGCCAGTGGAGCTAGTGACAGCGAGCGGCGATACGGTGACATTCACCAGACCTGCGCACATGGGCGATCATGTGAGGCTTCCGGGCGAGGATGTGACGAAGGGTCAGTCCGTGTTGCGCCGTGGCGAGACGATTACGCCCGAAACGATTATGCTGCTCTCCAGCTTGGGAATCGTGGAAGTGGCAACTACGCACACGCCAAAACTTCATATCCTCAGCACGGGCAATGAAATCACGGATGATTATGCGACGCAGCTACAAGGCACGCAGATTTACAATTCCAACGTACCGTATTTGCTGGCTGTAGCCAAGCAGCAAGGGCTGGATGCCCAATATGAAGGGATTGTGCGCGATGATCCTGCACTGTTCGAGAGAAAAATTGCTGCGATCAAAGAACCCGCGATACTCATCAGCACGGGCGCGGTCTCGAAGGGTGTATGGGATTTTATCCCTGAGAGTCTGAAAAATATGGGCGCAACAATCCACTTCCACCGCGTCAACATTCGCCCTGGAAAGCCTGTGTTGTTTGCAATATTGCCAAACGGCAGCTTCTATTTTGGCTTGCCGGGGAATCCGATTTCAGCGGCGATTGGCTTTACATTCTTCGTGATGCCGCTGGTGCGAGCACTGCAAGGCCTGCCTGATGCACCGCCGCTCATGGCGACATTGGAAAACAACTTCACCAAGAAAGGTAACTTCCGCCAATTCCTGAAAGCATCAGTCTGGCTGGATGAAACGGGATGCTTGCGCACAAATATCAGCGATGGTCAGGAGTCCTTCAAGATCAGCCCGATGGCCGCGAATAATGCTTGGGTGGTGCTGGAGGAAGAAAAGACAGTGGTCAAAGCGGGTGATCGCGTGTCTGTCGTGCTTTACGCCGCATTAAAAACAACAAGCCGCAACGAGGATAAAACACTATGTCAGGCAGCATAA
- a CDS encoding molybdenum cofactor biosynthesis protein MoaE codes for MTQSIYTGISEETLSIQKAADFVDAAENGALNMFIGKVRNHNMGKAVNAVSYDVFAPLACNVFQEICAEATAQFGERLRLYIEHYKGKLEIGGISVIIAVGSPHRDESFQACRYLIEQLKIRAPIWKQEHYVDGVSEWVKGHTLCGHHHG; via the coding sequence ATGACGCAATCCATCTATACGGGCATCAGCGAGGAAACACTATCCATCCAAAAAGCCGCCGATTTTGTGGATGCGGCGGAGAATGGCGCGCTGAATATGTTTATCGGCAAAGTGCGCAATCACAATATGGGCAAGGCCGTGAATGCGGTGAGTTACGATGTATTCGCGCCGCTGGCCTGCAATGTGTTTCAGGAAATCTGCGCGGAAGCGACGGCGCAATTCGGCGAGCGTCTGCGGCTTTATATCGAGCATTACAAAGGCAAGCTGGAGATTGGCGGCATTAGCGTCATCATCGCTGTCGGCTCGCCCCACCGCGATGAATCCTTTCAGGCCTGCCGTTACCTGATCGAGCAACTCAAAATCCGCGCGCCGATCTGGAAGCAGGAACATTACGTGGACGGTGTTAGTGAGTGGGTCAAAGGCCATACGCTCTGTGGGCATCACCATGGATGA
- a CDS encoding molybdenum cofactor guanylyltransferase: MDDVAAVILVGGKSSRMGQDKALLPYKGKRLVDVVADTIRAAGVSRVYVSGKIADYPSFPDLLSECGPVSGICSCILRLSINYKRLLFVPVDMPYLTEELIRLLVDCPAHKTHHIENHPLPCIIPTDEAATRHADSCIQELVKKKKLSVKEFLARLNAISVPLSRQMEKALTNTNTPEEWQEVIS, translated from the coding sequence ATGGATGATGTTGCCGCAGTCATACTAGTCGGAGGCAAATCCTCGCGCATGGGGCAGGATAAGGCATTGCTGCCTTACAAGGGCAAGCGGCTGGTGGATGTGGTGGCGGATACGATACGAGCCGCTGGTGTATCGCGTGTTTATGTGAGTGGTAAAATCGCTGATTACCCAAGTTTCCCCGATCTGCTTTCAGAGTGCGGCCCGGTGAGTGGTATCTGTTCTTGTATTTTAAGATTGTCGATAAATTACAAACGGCTGCTTTTTGTGCCGGTTGATATGCCTTACCTGACAGAAGAACTGATTCGACTGCTTGTGGATTGCCCTGCACATAAAACGCACCACATTGAAAATCATCCGCTTCCCTGCATTATTCCGACGGATGAAGCGGCCACACGACATGCAGATAGCTGCATTCAGGAGTTGGTAAAGAAGAAAAAATTGTCCGTAAAAGAATTTTTAGCGAGGCTAAACGCAATATCAGTACCGCTATCAAGGCAGATGGAAAAGGCGCTCACCAACACCAACACGCCGGAAGAATGGCAGGAGGTCATCTCATGA
- a CDS encoding HesA/MoeB/ThiF family protein, protein MNRYARQTVLPEMGQEGQERLKSASVLCIGAGGLGSPALLYLAAAGIGCIGLVDDDAVDISNLQRQVLFKEADQGKPKVEAAKAALAELNSECQIEAYFERFSAENAEALLKNYDVIIDGTDNFSSKFLINDACVKFGKPLVYGSILGFVAQVSVFWAGHGPCYRCLYPKPPSGHIPNCAEAGVIGAMAGIAGTVQALEAIKMALGLEWCKEKNLEPLLGTLWILDARSMQTKTLKLNKRHQCAVCSANPSDIVLEQAEESCAAKTDVKNISAEDAAKRMGKAVFIDVREAHELASGRIPKAMHIPLGTLLSNEDSVGDITSDTPVIVYCQHGIRSFSAASHLVALGFRDVAHITGGIVRWKDELA, encoded by the coding sequence ATGAACCGTTATGCTCGTCAAACAGTCCTTCCCGAAATGGGACAAGAAGGACAGGAACGTCTGAAATCCGCCTCGGTGCTATGCATCGGCGCGGGTGGGCTTGGCTCGCCTGCGTTGCTTTATCTGGCGGCGGCGGGCATTGGCTGCATTGGGCTGGTGGATGATGACGCGGTGGATATCAGCAACCTGCAACGGCAGGTGTTATTTAAGGAAGCCGATCAGGGAAAGCCGAAGGTAGAGGCGGCGAAGGCGGCACTGGCCGAGCTGAATTCCGAATGTCAGATTGAGGCGTATTTTGAGCGATTCAGTGCAGAGAATGCAGAAGCGTTACTGAAAAATTATGATGTCATTATCGACGGCACGGATAATTTCAGCAGTAAGTTTCTGATTAACGATGCTTGCGTGAAGTTTGGCAAGCCACTGGTTTACGGCTCGATACTGGGCTTTGTAGCGCAGGTGTCGGTGTTCTGGGCTGGTCATGGGCCATGTTATCGTTGTTTGTATCCCAAACCTCCAAGCGGCCATATTCCCAACTGCGCCGAGGCGGGAGTGATTGGTGCAATGGCAGGCATCGCCGGAACCGTGCAGGCGCTTGAAGCCATTAAAATGGCGCTGGGCTTGGAGTGGTGCAAAGAAAAAAATCTGGAGCCGCTGCTGGGTACGCTCTGGATACTCGATGCACGCAGCATGCAGACTAAAACGCTTAAACTTAATAAACGGCATCAATGTGCCGTATGCTCGGCTAATCCGAGCGATATTGTGCTCGAGCAGGCAGAAGAAAGTTGTGCGGCGAAGACGGACGTAAAAAATATCAGCGCAGAAGATGCGGCAAAACGGATGGGTAAAGCGGTGTTTATTGATGTGCGCGAGGCACATGAGCTGGCATCAGGCAGGATTCCAAAGGCGATGCATATACCGCTTGGCACATTGCTATCCAACGAAGATTCGGTGGGCGATATTACTTCAGACACTCCCGTGATCGTCTATTGTCAGCATGGCATACGCAGTTTCTCGGCGGCATCTCATCTTGTCGCGCTGGGCTTCAGAGACGTTGCCCACATCACTGGCGGCATTGTGCGATGGAAAGATGAACTAGCATGA
- a CDS encoding hemerythrin domain-containing protein yields the protein MLHAHTSNQPAPQQHPRDWAKATDKELIAHVLERYHVRHREQLPELIGLAEKVERVHAEHPDVPVGLAAHLVDMLQELESHMQKEEHILFPMILRGQKNMAVGPISVMESEHVQHMEALQKMLMLAHQLQFPEAACNSWRTLYAGVGELRDDLMEHIRLENEFLFKQSASSAEHGCCGGCGGR from the coding sequence ATGCTGCACGCACACACATCGAATCAACCTGCACCTCAGCAACACCCGCGAGACTGGGCGAAAGCAACTGATAAAGAACTCATTGCCCATGTGCTGGAGCGTTATCATGTCAGGCACCGTGAGCAGTTACCAGAGTTGATTGGACTGGCCGAGAAGGTAGAGCGCGTACATGCCGAGCATCCGGATGTGCCTGTTGGCTTAGCAGCGCATCTCGTGGATATGCTGCAGGAATTGGAAAGTCATATGCAGAAGGAAGAGCACATCCTGTTTCCCATGATTCTGCGTGGTCAGAAAAACATGGCTGTTGGCCCCATCTCCGTGATGGAATCCGAGCATGTTCAGCACATGGAGGCACTTCAGAAAATGCTGATGCTTGCCCATCAACTTCAATTTCCAGAGGCTGCATGTAACAGCTGGCGTACACTTTATGCAGGTGTTGGCGAATTACGCGATGATCTGATGGAGCATATCCGATTGGAAAATGAGTTCCTCTTCAAACAAAGCGCCAGCAGCGCCGAGCATGGTTGCTGCGGCGGGTGCGGCGGCAGGTGA
- a CDS encoding PAS domain-containing protein produces the protein MSRSQSLTGVERTFAKNEVIVSKTDTKGIITYANEVFLKLADYSLQEILGKPHNVIRHPDMPKLVYKLLWERVKSGKEIFAYVVNRSRNGDHYWVFAHITPSFDAAKNIVGAHSNRRCPDRQAIQTITPIYQLLKQEEEKHPMAKDGMAASLALLNSVLAEKGVSYDEFILSL, from the coding sequence ATGAGCAGAAGCCAGAGCTTGACAGGAGTTGAGCGTACATTCGCTAAGAATGAGGTGATTGTCAGCAAGACTGACACCAAAGGCATCATCACCTATGCCAATGAGGTTTTCTTGAAACTGGCGGATTATAGCCTTCAGGAGATTCTTGGAAAACCACATAATGTCATACGACATCCAGATATGCCGAAACTGGTCTATAAACTGCTCTGGGAGCGCGTTAAAAGCGGCAAAGAGATATTTGCCTATGTGGTGAATCGCTCAAGGAATGGCGATCATTACTGGGTGTTCGCGCACATCACTCCATCGTTTGATGCCGCAAAGAATATCGTCGGCGCACATTCAAATCGTCGCTGCCCAGACAGACAAGCGATTCAAACGATCACCCCGATTTATCAACTATTGAAACAGGAAGAAGAAAAACACCCCATGGCAAAAGACGGCATGGCGGCTTCACTTGCTCTGCTCAACTCTGTCCTTGCTGAGAAAGGAGTCAGCTATGATGAATTTATCCTCTCTCTCTAA